The region ACAAATCGGGCAGGTGGTGGGCCGGATCATGGGACGTTTCCACTGAGAAACTGGGAACACACTTCTCATGCACCAGCGGTTTGCAGGCCCACGAGAAGTATGTTTTCACATCGAACTCATCACGGAGTATATCCAGTGAAAGGCTGACTTCCCAATTGTTGACGGAGTGGAATGGTCGTGGGCTCGAAGTTGTCGATGGGGATTTCATCAATCTTCGGCTTTGCCATCGTCGCTCATTTTCACAATTTTGGGATCAAAGCGAGCGAGAATCTCGACGAGATCAGACTGTGCCTGCATCACGCTGAGAATGTTCTTGTAAACGCCGGGCACTTCATCAGAACCGGCTGAAATCACGCGAACGCCCTTCGCTTCGAGTTCTTTGCGAACTTTGGAAAAGTTGAATTGATCGCGGGCTTTGGTGCGGCTCATCACCCGGCCAGCCCCATGAGAAGCTGACTCGTAACTTTCAACGACCCCCTTCCCTTTCACGATGAACGCCGGGTCGGCCATGGAGCCGGGAATCACTCCGAGAACACCTTGACCTGCAGGAGTGGCTCCTTTGCGATGGACAATCAACTCGCGACCAAAATGGACTTCTTTCCAGGCAAAATTGTGGTGGTTTTCCACTCCAGCAATAATCCGTCCACCAAGCTTTTTGCTCACCAGACGATGAATCACATCGTGATTCGCAGCAGCGAAATCTCCCATCAGATTCATAGCAGCCCAGTACTCCTGGCCAGCTTCACTATCGAGCGACAGCCAGGCCAGGCGGCCAAAATCTTCACAGCCACGCGGCAAACGGGCTTGCGCCATCCGGCTGTAGGTATCGCACACCGCTGCTCCCGGGCCACGGCTGCCACTGTGGCTCAACAGAGCGGTGTAAGTTCCAGCCTCCAGGCCCAGTTCCGGACTGGCTGCTGCGAGAGTCAATTCGCCGAACTCGACGAAGTGATTGCCTGAGCCGCTGGTTCCCAGTTGGCGACGGGCTTTGTCTTTATGTTCGCGGGTAATGCGCGTGATGTTCCAGTCGGCATCCAGCACGGCATGATCCTGCGGCTTTTCGTGCACAGATCCCACACCAAACCGCGTACCAGCTTCAATCGCATGGCGAAAGCGTTCAAAATTCGTCGCCAATTCCGATGGTGGAACATCCAGTACGGAAAGCTTCATCCGACAGGCAATATCCACACCCACGGCATAAGGCGCGACGGCATTTTCAAGAGCCAGGACACCTCCAATGGGCAGCCCGTAACCGACATGAGCATCTGGCATCAGGGCGGCACCGTGAGCCATGGGCAGCAAGCAGGCCGTCCGCATCTGGGCATGTGCAGCCGGGTCGATCTCCTCACCCCAGGTTTTGTAAGCGGCAGGAACTTCGCGCTTGCTGGTAACAGGTTCGCTGATCAGCAGTTGGGCCAAAGCGCCACAGAACTCGTGTTCGACAAAAGCTGCGGGATTGGCCACGACTTCGGTCAGCAGAGTTTTGACATTGATTTCGCGGCCGTGTTCGCTGGCCTTGATCTGCTGAATGGTCTGAATGGCAGGGACGATCGCATGATCGGGAACACCGATTTTATGCAGTTGAGAAGTGTTCATCTTGATCATCCGAATTCTGTTGGACTGGCCCTCAGCGGGCATGCTGTCTGTGACACACAACTTTGCGGGAGGCTGATTGGATTCGTGGCTGAAGACTGTGTGACTGGGGTCAAACGTCCTCGTTTGCCCCCAGGCCATTGGACTCTGATGGTTTTTGACGAACAGCGTGAAACGTCAAGGATTCATGTGTCGGATGCATTTGCGACGGGGAACTCGATTGACCAGGGGGCGGATGAAGACATCCGACCCCTGCCACCCGGGCAAGAACCGCCTCTTCCGCTGTCATTTGTGTTTTGAGGTCTCTAAGGTCATACCACCCATGGTTAGGCAAAAAGAAGCGTGAAACAGACACCTCAAGCACGGAATGCTGTGAAGTTGTCGTCGATGTTCCGTTGGTATTGATCCATCAGTCGATAGTAGCCAGCCGATTTGAATTCAGTGGACAGCGCAAAAGCTGGTGAGGTTCACCAGGTCTTTTCATGAGGGAATATTTGTGGTTTCTTCTGTGGAGTGATAGCCACTGAAAATGGAGAGAATCAGTCCCAATGCAACGGCAGGAAGGACAATCAGCAGCAGTCGATCGGCATAACTGACAGCCAGATGATGCATGGCCATGCAGACCGCGACGAAGAGGATCGGCACAATCGGGTAGCCAGGCACTTTGAAGGGACGTTCGCGGTGCGGATCGACTTGCCGGAGGATCAGGACACTCAGACCCGTCAGGCCCAGAAACAGCCAGAAAAGTGGGGCCGACATGGCGAATAGCGTCGAAAAACCACTGTCAAAGTTGCTCCAGGTGATCGTGGGAAGATAAGCCATTTCAAGGAGTTGATTGAGTGCTTCCTGACCGGTTTTCGTGCCGAAGAGCAGAATCAGCCCACTGCTGACGATCCCCTGCACAATCAACGAGATATAGGGCGATTGCCGGTGTCGTGAAAGCCAACCCAGCGGCGCGAGTAGCCGATGTTCCTGACCAACCGCCTGATGGACACGTGCGACGGCCAGAATCAAGCTGTTCAATCCACTGAAGGCGGAGATCGCCACAACGACATGCATGGCCCGGGCGGCGTAATCCCCCAGCATCAGTCGAAAGAGATCACTGGGTGGTGTTTTGGATGCGGCCAAACCAGCGGCCCCCAGCCCTCGTAAATAAGCCAGATTGATTAACAGGTAGAGGATTGCTACCAGCCCCAGCCCAATCCACAACGCGCGAGGAATGTTCTTCCCCGGGTGATGAATTTCGGCTGCCACAAAGCCCGCATCGTTCCAGCCACCATAGGCGTACATCACCAGCAGCAGGGCGACTCCCAGATTGGGAATCTCACTGATGACGACCGGCTGGCTGAATCCCGGATCGGCACTGCCGAAACAAAGACCTGCGACAATCAAGGCACTCAGCCCAAGGATTTTGAGCGAGACCAGAATCCATTGCACCAGAGCACCGGCCTGAATCCCGATGAGGTTGATCACCGTCAAGAGGGCGACTGCCAGCATGGCACCCCAGGCGACTTGAGAAGCAGCCGGGGTGGTAGCGAGATCCGTTAAGAACATTCGATTGGCGAACTCGGAGAAAATCCACGCCAGAGCCCCAATGCTGCCCGTCTGCACGACGGTGAGCTGCAACCAGCCAAACAGAAAACCTGCGACAGGCCCATAGGCGCGTGTGAGATACCAGTATTCGCCCCCTGTTCGCGGATAAGTGGTGGCCAGCTCGGCATAACAGAAAGCGCCCATCAGTGAGATGAGTGCGCCGGCAACCCACAGGCCCATCATCATGAGAGGGCTGCCACTCAAAAAGAGAACTGTGGGCGAGGTGAAGTAAATCGCACTGCCAATCACAATCGCCACGATGAGATTGACACCATCCGCCAGTGAAAGATGCGTTCGTGAAGGTGTTGTTTCTGGCTCCTGTGTGGTGTGCGTCACTCTGTTCCTTCGCCTGAAGTCTGAGTTCTCAGATTCGTATCGTTGCAGTCTTCGTATCGTTGCAGTCCATCGGCCGCCTCTGAGTTTAGCGTCGTCTCAATCTGAGGAAACCGTCCAGAGGGACGACCAATTGCCAGACTTTGCTGGAATTCTGCAGAACATGCTCGCTGAAAACCACATTTCCTGCCACCCGGAAGAAGGGAGGGGTGTTATTGAACGAAGAACGAAAAAATTCATTTTGGCAATAATGATGAGTTTTGGAGGGATTGGTAAACAATTTTGATTTCTGCAGAGATCTCTAGAGAGTTGGGCCGTAGTCTTTGCGTGTGATGCGTTGAACCGTTGCTGGGTATGTGCATGTCGATTTCTCTCCATCCATTAACCAAAAACGATTTGAAGATTGATGGCTCGTTGGCTCGATGTCAGTTGCCGTGGGAGAACCTGAATCTGCAGGACGCTGACTTTGCTGTGCGGGCCGTCGAACAATTGCTTCGCCTGGCGATTGATGAGCGTGCGAGTGATGTGCACCTGGTTCCCTCCCCTGCAGGATTGCAGATTGCCTTCCGGCAAGATGGTTTGCTGGAGCCGATGGGGAGCTTTCCACCTGAGGTTTCGCCACTGATCATCAATCGCATCAAAGTTCTGGCTCAACTGCTGACTTATCGGACGGATCTGCCTCAGGAAGGCCGCCTCAGGCTTCCCGAGTTTCCGGGGGAATTGCGGGCGAGTACTTTCCCGACCATTCATGGCGAAAAGGTAGTGGTGCGCCTCTTTATTGGTTCCGGGCAGTATCGAGTGCTGGATGAGCTGGGCTATACACCTCAGGTGCAACTCGGATTGGAGCAGGCATTATTGCAGACCAGCGGGATGCTGCTGTTGACCGGGCCAGCCGGGAGTGGAAAAACGACGAGCGCTTATGCCTGTTTGAGGTGGCTGCAAGCCTATCGGAAAGGGCAATGCAGTCTGGTCTCGCTGGAGGATCCCGTCGAAGCGTTTCTTCCGGGAGTTTCGCAGACACAGGTTCGCAGGGGCACGGAATTCAATTATGCCCTCGGATTAAGGTCACTTTTACGGCAAGATCCCGATGTGATTTTTGTGGGGGAAATTCGCGATGCCGAGACGGCACAGACGGCCTTTCAGGCCTCACTGGCGGGTCATCTGGTGATTTCCACGTTTCATGCGGGCTCAGCCGGAGATGCGATTTGCCGGCTGACAGATCTGGGAGTTGAACCTTTTCTCCTCCGCACCGGCTTGATTGCCGTGCTGTGCCAGCGACTCGTCAAACGACTGGTCAAAGATCGAGAGACTCCCTTATCAACCCGGCGATATGAGGGGCGTTTTGTCGCTGCGGAACTGATGGAGCCGGAATTGCATCACCTGGCTCGACCCATTATGCGCAAAGTGAATGGCAAGCGTCTTGAGGAACTGGCAGCCCGGCATGGTTTCGTTCCCTTACGGGAGGCGCTCGAAGAGGCTGTCCGTACCGGGAAGACCGACTTGCCCGAAGTTTATCGAATTCTCGGGACTCGACCAGTGGAAGAACGCCGGGATGTTGCTGAGGAATTATAGATTCAGATCATGGATATGTAATCGCATTGATGGTATCAACTCTCAATATTGATAAGATAAACACATCATACGGATTCCAATAAACAACGGCGGCGGGTGGCAGGGGTTGAGTCTTCGAACCCCCAGCGATTGTCGGCACGAACTGGGGGTTCGCGAAGACGTTTGGCGCCAGCCACCCCATGCCAAGGAGCGCAGTCGAACACTGCCATCTGTATAAGTTAAACATACATATTTTATTGATATACCGTGACCCATTAGAAAATCTGCGGGCGCATCATGTCTGCCACACCGGCTGTTGTTATCTCTTCTGCGGCACTCAGGGCTCTGAATCAAGAACTGGCCCTATTGATTCGGGCAGGAATTCCTTTAGAAATCGGGTTTCAGCAACTGGGGCGAGGTTCATCGAGTGATCTGGCCCGCCTCGCAGAACGCATTGGCGAGCGATTGCAGCAGGGACAGGCCCTCGATCTCGCGATTGCTTCAGAAAACACGCCGGAAGCTCGGCTCTACGCCACGATTGTCCAACTCGGGATTCGCAGTGGTCGGCTTCCGGAAATGCTCGAATCGATGGCACATCTGGGTGATCAGATGTCAGCCGTTCGTGAAGAGTTTCACAGAGTCGCGATCTACCCGACAATCGTTGTCGTGTTGACGTATCTGTTAATCTGCGGACTGGCAATCTGGTTTATACCCCGCTGGCTCCTGACGTTGGAGATGTTTCGTATTCAGGGGGGCTGGATCGAGGTCGCTTTGCGCCTGATCCATGATTACGCCAGTTACTGGATGCCTGCGATACCGATCCTGGCGATGATTGTCCTCTGGGCTGCGGGAAGGACATCGATTGTCCGGGCAGGTCTATTGGAGACGAGAGCCAGTGTCTGGCCTGGTTTGCAGGTGGTGAGTGGCGCACTGTCATGGCTGATCGGTCTTCCGGATGCAGTGCGGTGGGTGCAATGGCTGCATATCTGCGGCCTGCTGACGAAAGAAGGCTTGCCCATAGAAGAATGTTTAAAATCATCGAATTATCTGTTGGGAACGGGGCGTATGCAGCAAGATTCGCGGGAAGCGTTGCAGGCCATTTCCGCCGGTATCAGCCCGGAGGCAGCGTTGTTGCGAATTCGTGATCTGCCCCCCTTTGTGGCCGATGCCATTGAGATTGGCGTGCGTACCAATTCGCTCCCAGTGGCTCTGGAGCTGTCGACCGGTGTGATGTTTCGTCAGTTGCAGTCCCGCCTCGAATGGTTATCGGGATTGATTCCGCTGGTGTTAACCTTGCTGATCGGGGGAGGTTGTGGAGTGCTTTATGTCGTCGCGGTCTTCGGGCCACTCATGGTCTTCTGGTCAGGGTTATCGCTCCAATCGTGACAAGGAAATCCAGTGTCATCAATAAAAAAGCCAAGTATGTAGTAGACAGACATGTATGCAGATGCCCATCGAACGTTGAGTCAATAATTATCATCGGCGATCTCGCGGGTGGGGTTTTACAGAGGATGTGAGATGCCTGAATATCTCTATCAAGCGATCAAGGCGAGCGATCCTTCGCCTGGAGCATTGTCGAGAACGGCAACACGCGAAATCATCCGCGGGAGGATGAAAGCGGCCAGCGACAATCTGCTGGGGGAATTGCTGCGTGAAGAGGGATTGGAGCTGATCAGTTTTGAGCGCGCCGATCGCCTGGAGTCGTTCGGGCTCGCAGTACTTCCGATTTTCCCTGAAGTCACGACCGATCATCCGGCACAGACGGAGATCCCGCCGGAACTCTGTTTACGCCTGCTGGCAGAAGAAAGCCCGTCCCGCAAAGACCGCAAAAAACTGCTGCATGCCTGGAAACGTTATCGACATGATCAGGATCTCGCGGCCACGATTCAGTTTGCCGGTACGGCATTACCAGCCGATCTGGGAGTCTACCTTAACTATTTACAAGATGGTCGTCTGACAACGGCCCTCTTACGCGAATTGATGCTGGCACGGGCCAGAGAAAAACTGTTTCGCCAGCGGATTTTCTTTCAGATTGGAACCCCGTTTTTATGGTATATCGTCACCGTCATGATTCTGGTGGCTGCAGGGACAATTATTGTTCCTCGATTCAAAATGATGTTTGATGATTTCGGAACTCGCCTCCCGATATTTACCAGCCTGGTGATCGGATTTTATGATTTTCTGGCTGGCTATTCGCTGATACTGCTTTTCCTGGTCGCACTGGCAATCGGCAGTTGCGTGATCCTGACGCGATTCACAACCTTCGGGCGTTTATACCGCCGGTTGATGATCTATGTTCCTCTAATAGGCCGCCCGATATATCATTTAAAGTCAGCGACCTATACAGAAGTCTTCAGCCTGACTTTGCCCTGGTCATTACCGCTCCCCGTGGTGGCCCGGCTTGCGGCTTTGATCGCCGAAGAGCCGCTTTTTGAAGAGTCGACCGAAGAGTGGATTGAACAGATGGAACAGGGAAAAGCTCCTCAGGATGCGTTTGGTGAAAAGACCTTTCTTCCCGCTTCAATTGCCAGTTTATTCCGCCTGAAGACTTCGCCTCATGGTTTGCAGGATGCCTGTAAGTTATTAGCAGCCTCGTTTGTCATCCGGGCCATTGCCCATGTAAAGATCGGCGTCTTCTGTATGCCTCAATTGATGGTACTGACTTGCGTACTGACCGTCGGGATTGTGTTGTTCGCCATGTTTTCACCATTGTTTATGCTGCTGAACGATTTGTCATAATGCAACGTCTGTTAAGGCTTTCGGGCAGGATTTTACTGAGGAGGTCGTCGTGAGTACTGAGGTTGTGGATCAATCATTATGGACCTGATCAGCTTTTCGACGGGACTGAGTCCTCGAAATCTGTTTGAGCTGCTAGCGATGTTGGTATTACTCAACGTGCCGCTATTACTCATTTCTTTTTTAATGATAGCCGGTTTACGTCTCCCTGCGGCAGGCAGATCATTAACGATCCAGGGATCCCATTGGCCAATCATTAACTCAATCCTGTTGTTTGCAGGGAGTGCGATTGTCTTTATCTTGGGAATGCTGGCTTTCATGACTCCCTGGATGCTGGTCGATGTCTGGCTTCTCCTCAAGTTGTTGCTGGCGGTATTTTTATCGATTCCGGGGATCGCCATCGGGATTATTGGCTGGCGTGCCGCCTATATCCGCTGGAACGTCGAGCGGGATCCTGCCCTGCGCTACGATTTACTCCACCACCGCACTCTGAAAAGTGCCCGGCTCAAGTTGCGATTTTTGGCGGTCAATCAAATCTGTCTGCTGGTGATCTGCCTGAGTATCGTTCCCGTGCTGGGTCTGGGGGCGTTTATGTTCTGGATTCTGCTGATGACCGTTTTGATGGGTGTCATCACCTGGTATGGATTCCAGAATCGGGTGGAACAACTGGGCACTCGCTGGGCACTGGTCAGCGTGTTCAGCGGTGGGCAGGATGTGCGCGATGAACTTGTGGGCTGGGATGATTTCCCTTCACGGGGAGTCCGTCGGCAGATGAGTGCGATCTCGAGAGATATGGATTACGGGATTGAATGGGTGCCTGCGTTGGCGGCCAGTACAGAGATTCTCGACTCGCCAGATACGTTTCTCGCAGCGAATGCTTCGCCTCAGGCCTTAGCCAAGTCGCTCCGGCAGGATGTGCAGCAGAGTCTCAATGAATTCCAGAGTGAATTGCGACAATCGTCTCATAAGCTTTATGAAATTTTTCTGATGACGCTCCTGGTGGCTGCGGGAGTTTATGGATTTATTGGTGTATTTATCATTCCGAAGATACTCAGGATCTTTAACGACTTTGATATCGAGACCCCGTGGTCATTGCAGATGTTGATCTCTGTGAAAGGTCACATCCTCTTGTTCGCGGGTGCTATGGTTTCGTCGTTACTGGCGACAATCCTTGTCCTGGGGATTCTGCATCGCGGTTTTACCGGCGAGCAACCGTGGGTGCTGGGCGTGTTTGGGCAGATCTTTTATCAACTGAAGCGGCCATTAATTTTGCGGGGTTTGGCTGCGACGATTCAGGGTGGACGAAGTATTGAAGATGACCTTGATCGTCTGGCCGATGTCGAGGTTTCTACGCGATTGGCGAATCGATTGCGAATGGTGGCACAGGCGATCCGCCAGGGATATGACTGGCCCGTGGCACTGGTTAAGTATCGATTTCTGAAAAGTCATGAGTTACCGCTGATATTGACGGCACGGGAAGCTGGGCAGGTGGCATTTACATTGCGGGAAATCGCCGAGATGCAATTGCGTCAACAAAGTCGCATCTGGAATTGGTATGCGGAGTTTGTCGGTCCAATCTTTGTGATCATGATTGGTGTGTGTGGACTGTTTCTCGGTTACGGAATTATGAGCAGCTTAACGACGATGATGAGCAGCCTGTCATGAATCAACAACTCATAAAAAACTACGACGGGGAGTCGCGAATTCATGGTTCGCTTCATTGCCATAGCGCAGGTCAGTCAGTGATGGTTTCTCGAAACCTTGATCGAGGAGCGAGAGCGGGTCTGTTTCTGCAGGATCTGTTCATCGCGATCATCTTATTCAGTGTGATGGTGGGCTGCCTCGTGCCGATGTTTTCGTTTGTCGCCCGTTCGCGGCGGCTGGCGTATCAGGAACAGCTCGCCTGTCAGATCGCAGCGAATTGTCTCGATGACATCATCGCTGCCTCAGTAAAAGATCGCGATGCCGTGTATGAAGTATTGGAAAAAGGGTGTTATCTGGAGGAATTGCCGGCTCAGTTTCTCCAACCTGAGGCCGGATTGAGTGACTCGTTTCGCGAGCGGCTGCTCGCCAGTCTTCTTGCTGGCGAAAGATTGCCAGTCGCAAAGCTGCAGTTGACCCGGAGTCCGGGTCAGTTCCAGTGGCAGCACGATGCTCAGGTGGCTCCATTCGATGCAGGGCCACTTGAACAATGGGAGGTCGCGATTGACTGGCAGATCACACAAGGTGCAAAAACTTCGCACGAGAGGCATGCTCCACTCAGACTGAGTGGCTGGATTCCGGCCACATCGGCAGAGATGAAATCTCAGCCACCAGCCACTGCCAGCAAGGAGTTTGTTGAGGAGGGTGTTCAATGAGCATGCTGAAGATAACTCTTTTGCAGCAGCGGAAAGTGACTGGCAAGCTGGTGTGTGCCGATGTAGCAGTGAGTCGTACGCGAACTTCGCCCCGGCGTGGGCATTCCTTGATTGAGATGCTGGTGGCGATCTCGGTGATCGGGATGATTATTCCACTCGTCTTCACGATGATGGTGACGATGTTGCAGGCCCAGGCAGGGCAGGCAGATCGCATGATGAGCATGATCAGCCTGCGTCGGCTGGCGACAGATTTCCGGCGGGATGTCTGGAGTGCCTCACAAGTCAAGATCTCGGCTGAAGCCAAGACCCTTCAGCTCCAGACTCCGGCCATCACTCATCCCGAAATGACGCGAAAAGCCGATCTCCCCATTACCTACCGCATTGAACAACGGCCCCATGAGCTTGTGGTTCATCGAGAAGTTTCAGGAAGCCAGACGGATGATAACTCGCCCGCTGATGCTCGCGGTACGGCAACTTCTGATCGCTATATTTTTCCCTATGCGACTGCGGAATGGATTGTTTCTGATGTAAAGGTGCGGGCCGGTGAAGGATCTGAATCGGCCTTCGTCAGTCTGGAAATCTCCTTGCCACCTCCTTTAGTCACTACTCGCACGGGATCGAGCGGCAGTGCGGACACTCCGAAATTGTGGAAGACCCGAATCTCCGCGACAGCCGGGCAATCTCAGATGATTCGTGCCCCGATCAAGCGAGAATGGCTGGGTGATCAAACGAAGGTTCACGAGGATGAACTAATTCAGCAGCCAGCCGACGCCACGACTCCCGAGAACCGGGGCCAAAAGGCTCCACCAGCGCAGAATCTTCAGGGAGTCAAGCCATGAAGTCTTTCTCTGAGGGTCAAGTACGAATTGATACGCGGTCGCGACGTGGATCGGCGACGACGTTTGTTGTCGCTGCACTGGTGCTTTTTGGGTTGACATCCACTGCTCTGGTGATTTCAGCCGTAATGTTATTACAGCAGGGTGAAAGTACGCGCCGGACACTCCAGATGGATTATCTTGAGCGGGGAGCCGAAGAGGTACTCAGGCAAAATCCCCAGGGGATGTTCTCTGCGGAGAGCCAGCAGCGAGATGGCGTGATGAGTCAACCACAGCAGGTTCTGGAACTCGCGACCGGACGCGAGCAGGAACGGGCGCGCATTACTTACCGCCTGATCCGGGAGGAGCACCTGACTCCGCAAGAAAAGCCTGAGAGCCAACTTTGTGAAATCCAGGTTGAACTCATGATTCGTGAGAAAAAGATTGTTTCGCGGCGATCTTACTTATGGTTATCACCGAATCAGTGATTTGCGAATCGATTGA is a window of Planctopirus limnophila DSM 3776 DNA encoding:
- a CDS encoding type II secretion system F family protein gives rise to the protein MSATPAVVISSAALRALNQELALLIRAGIPLEIGFQQLGRGSSSDLARLAERIGERLQQGQALDLAIASENTPEARLYATIVQLGIRSGRLPEMLESMAHLGDQMSAVREEFHRVAIYPTIVVVLTYLLICGLAIWFIPRWLLTLEMFRIQGGWIEVALRLIHDYASYWMPAIPILAMIVLWAAGRTSIVRAGLLETRASVWPGLQVVSGALSWLIGLPDAVRWVQWLHICGLLTKEGLPIEECLKSSNYLLGTGRMQQDSREALQAISAGISPEAALLRIRDLPPFVADAIEIGVRTNSLPVALELSTGVMFRQLQSRLEWLSGLIPLVLTLLIGGGCGVLYVVAVFGPLMVFWSGLSLQS
- a CDS encoding type II secretion system F family protein, with the translated sequence MDLISFSTGLSPRNLFELLAMLVLLNVPLLLISFLMIAGLRLPAAGRSLTIQGSHWPIINSILLFAGSAIVFILGMLAFMTPWMLVDVWLLLKLLLAVFLSIPGIAIGIIGWRAAYIRWNVERDPALRYDLLHHRTLKSARLKLRFLAVNQICLLVICLSIVPVLGLGAFMFWILLMTVLMGVITWYGFQNRVEQLGTRWALVSVFSGGQDVRDELVGWDDFPSRGVRRQMSAISRDMDYGIEWVPALAASTEILDSPDTFLAANASPQALAKSLRQDVQQSLNEFQSELRQSSHKLYEIFLMTLLVAAGVYGFIGVFIIPKILRIFNDFDIETPWSLQMLISVKGHILLFAGAMVSSLLATILVLGILHRGFTGEQPWVLGVFGQIFYQLKRPLILRGLAATIQGGRSIEDDLDRLADVEVSTRLANRLRMVAQAIRQGYDWPVALVKYRFLKSHELPLILTAREAGQVAFTLREIAEMQLRQQSRIWNWYAEFVGPIFVIMIGVCGLFLGYGIMSSLTTMMSSLS
- a CDS encoding GspE/PulE family protein, producing MSISLHPLTKNDLKIDGSLARCQLPWENLNLQDADFAVRAVEQLLRLAIDERASDVHLVPSPAGLQIAFRQDGLLEPMGSFPPEVSPLIINRIKVLAQLLTYRTDLPQEGRLRLPEFPGELRASTFPTIHGEKVVVRLFIGSGQYRVLDELGYTPQVQLGLEQALLQTSGMLLLTGPAGSGKTTSAYACLRWLQAYRKGQCSLVSLEDPVEAFLPGVSQTQVRRGTEFNYALGLRSLLRQDPDVIFVGEIRDAETAQTAFQASLAGHLVISTFHAGSAGDAICRLTDLGVEPFLLRTGLIAVLCQRLVKRLVKDRETPLSTRRYEGRFVAAELMEPELHHLARPIMRKVNGKRLEELAARHGFVPLREALEEAVRTGKTDLPEVYRILGTRPVEERRDVAEEL
- a CDS encoding RtcB family protein translates to MNTSQLHKIGVPDHAIVPAIQTIQQIKASEHGREINVKTLLTEVVANPAAFVEHEFCGALAQLLISEPVTSKREVPAAYKTWGEEIDPAAHAQMRTACLLPMAHGAALMPDAHVGYGLPIGGVLALENAVAPYAVGVDIACRMKLSVLDVPPSELATNFERFRHAIEAGTRFGVGSVHEKPQDHAVLDADWNITRITREHKDKARRQLGTSGSGNHFVEFGELTLAAASPELGLEAGTYTALLSHSGSRGPGAAVCDTYSRMAQARLPRGCEDFGRLAWLSLDSEAGQEYWAAMNLMGDFAAANHDVIHRLVSKKLGGRIIAGVENHHNFAWKEVHFGRELIVHRKGATPAGQGVLGVIPGSMADPAFIVKGKGVVESYESASHGAGRVMSRTKARDQFNFSKVRKELEAKGVRVISAGSDEVPGVYKNILSVMQAQSDLVEILARFDPKIVKMSDDGKAED
- a CDS encoding PulJ/GspJ family protein → MLKITLLQQRKVTGKLVCADVAVSRTRTSPRRGHSLIEMLVAISVIGMIIPLVFTMMVTMLQAQAGQADRMMSMISLRRLATDFRRDVWSASQVKISAEAKTLQLQTPAITHPEMTRKADLPITYRIEQRPHELVVHREVSGSQTDDNSPADARGTATSDRYIFPYATAEWIVSDVKVRAGEGSESAFVSLEISLPPPLVTTRTGSSGSADTPKLWKTRISATAGQSQMIRAPIKREWLGDQTKVHEDELIQQPADATTPENRGQKAPPAQNLQGVKP
- a CDS encoding APC family permease — translated: MTHTTQEPETTPSRTHLSLADGVNLIVAIVIGSAIYFTSPTVLFLSGSPLMMMGLWVAGALISLMGAFCYAELATTYPRTGGEYWYLTRAYGPVAGFLFGWLQLTVVQTGSIGALAWIFSEFANRMFLTDLATTPAASQVAWGAMLAVALLTVINLIGIQAGALVQWILVSLKILGLSALIVAGLCFGSADPGFSQPVVISEIPNLGVALLLVMYAYGGWNDAGFVAAEIHHPGKNIPRALWIGLGLVAILYLLINLAYLRGLGAAGLAASKTPPSDLFRLMLGDYAARAMHVVVAISAFSGLNSLILAVARVHQAVGQEHRLLAPLGWLSRHRQSPYISLIVQGIVSSGLILLFGTKTGQEALNQLLEMAYLPTITWSNFDSGFSTLFAMSAPLFWLFLGLTGLSVLILRQVDPHRERPFKVPGYPIVPILFVAVCMAMHHLAVSYADRLLLIVLPAVALGLILSIFSGYHSTEETTNIPS
- a CDS encoding type II secretion system F family protein is translated as MPEYLYQAIKASDPSPGALSRTATREIIRGRMKAASDNLLGELLREEGLELISFERADRLESFGLAVLPIFPEVTTDHPAQTEIPPELCLRLLAEESPSRKDRKKLLHAWKRYRHDQDLAATIQFAGTALPADLGVYLNYLQDGRLTTALLRELMLARAREKLFRQRIFFQIGTPFLWYIVTVMILVAAGTIIVPRFKMMFDDFGTRLPIFTSLVIGFYDFLAGYSLILLFLVALAIGSCVILTRFTTFGRLYRRLMIYVPLIGRPIYHLKSATYTEVFSLTLPWSLPLPVVARLAALIAEEPLFEESTEEWIEQMEQGKAPQDAFGEKTFLPASIASLFRLKTSPHGLQDACKLLAASFVIRAIAHVKIGVFCMPQLMVLTCVLTVGIVLFAMFSPLFMLLNDLS